One Gloeobacter morelensis MG652769 DNA window includes the following coding sequences:
- a CDS encoding anthranilate synthase component I yields MSMVAPTWHWLYLPLEGRTGSCLFERLFGEEAVAVLLESPQLSPRTARYSILAACPQRVLAPAVGEILPALSTWLAVAKGQLPPSEWQDWPFRGGLVGWFGYDLAWEIERLPWLRDDPLPFPTAWWFEPAVFAVADHREDQLLLAVDQRSGLGPERGSLAYWCERLDRPASNQAHIQGGASPRLASRDKFLEAVRQVKEHIAAGDVFQCNLSLRFGLDWKGDGWRLYRRLVGLNPSPFASYWRTPFGEIISCSPERLLEVRGKALSTRPIAGTRPRGLTAAADQRLESELLLNSKERAEHVMLVDLERNDLGRVSQPGSVQVDELMAIERYSHVMHIVSNVVGRLQPGCNALDAVRAVYPGGTITGCPKVRCMELIERLEPVRRSLFYGSAGYLDCTGDLDLNILIRTLLKSGSRVWGQVGAGIVADSDPQSEYLESLDKAKALWKALGDEP; encoded by the coding sequence ATGTCGATGGTTGCCCCCACCTGGCACTGGCTGTACCTTCCCCTCGAAGGACGCACCGGTTCGTGCCTGTTTGAGCGCCTGTTTGGTGAGGAGGCGGTGGCGGTCCTGCTCGAAAGCCCCCAACTCTCGCCGCGTACTGCCCGCTACTCGATTCTGGCTGCCTGTCCGCAGCGCGTACTTGCGCCCGCCGTCGGTGAGATTCTCCCTGCGTTAAGCACCTGGCTTGCCGTCGCAAAAGGGCAGCTGCCACCGTCCGAGTGGCAGGATTGGCCCTTTCGCGGCGGGCTTGTGGGCTGGTTTGGCTACGACTTGGCCTGGGAAATCGAAAGGCTACCGTGGTTGCGGGACGACCCCTTGCCTTTTCCGACGGCCTGGTGGTTTGAACCAGCCGTCTTTGCCGTCGCCGATCATCGCGAGGATCAGCTTTTGCTTGCCGTCGACCAGCGGTCGGGACTCGGTCCTGAGCGGGGAAGCCTGGCGTACTGGTGCGAGCGCCTCGACAGACCGGCTTCGAACCAGGCGCATATCCAAGGCGGTGCGTCGCCGCGCCTGGCCTCGCGCGACAAGTTTCTTGAGGCTGTCCGCCAGGTCAAGGAGCACATTGCGGCCGGGGATGTGTTTCAATGCAACCTCTCGCTTCGCTTTGGACTCGATTGGAAAGGCGACGGCTGGCGGCTCTACCGGCGACTGGTCGGCCTCAATCCTTCACCTTTTGCCAGTTATTGGCGCACCCCCTTCGGCGAAATCATCAGCTGCTCGCCCGAACGACTTCTGGAGGTGCGCGGTAAAGCGCTGAGCACCCGCCCGATCGCCGGGACGCGCCCGCGCGGGCTCACCGCCGCCGCCGACCAACGCTTGGAAAGCGAACTTCTCCTCAATTCCAAAGAACGCGCCGAACACGTCATGCTGGTCGACCTCGAACGCAACGATCTCGGACGGGTCTCGCAGCCGGGCAGCGTGCAGGTGGACGAACTGATGGCTATCGAGCGCTACTCCCACGTCATGCACATCGTCTCCAACGTCGTCGGCCGCCTGCAGCCCGGCTGCAATGCCCTGGACGCGGTGCGTGCCGTCTATCCCGGCGGCACCATCACCGGTTGCCCGAAGGTGCGCTGCATGGAACTGATCGAGCGGCTCGAACCGGTGCGCCGCTCGCTTTTTTACGGCTCGGCGGGCTATCTCGACTGCACCGGAGACCTGGACCTCAATATCTTGATCCGCACGCTGCTGAAGTCCGGCTCCCGGGTTTGGGGACAGGTCGGGGCAGGCATCGTCGCCGATTCTGACCCCCAAAGCGAATATCTCGAATCGCTCGATAAGGCCAAAGCCCTCTGGAAAGCGCTGGGAGACGAGCCATAA
- a CDS encoding 5-formyltetrahydrofolate cyclo-ligase, with translation MNKADLRALCLGRRRALSPEACERMSERIRTYLSGRLESTDRCILAYLPFCNEPDLRPLFADGRTWAVPRVAGAQLTWHRYEPGRVGRGAMGPPEPEPDCEAVDPAGAAWVLVPVVACDRRGYRIGYGGGYYDRFLARYALPAIAVGYSEFVYEQVPTDPWDRPMGGIVTEAGFLWPEIAQPGA, from the coding sequence GTGAACAAAGCCGACCTGCGCGCCCTGTGCCTTGGAAGGCGCCGGGCGCTCAGCCCGGAAGCGTGCGAGCGGATGAGCGAGCGCATCCGCACCTATCTGAGCGGCCGACTCGAATCCACAGACCGGTGCATCCTCGCCTACCTGCCCTTTTGCAACGAACCGGACCTGCGGCCGTTGTTCGCCGACGGCCGCACCTGGGCTGTGCCCCGGGTGGCGGGGGCGCAGCTCACCTGGCACCGCTATGAACCTGGCCGCGTCGGGCGTGGAGCGATGGGTCCGCCCGAACCGGAACCGGATTGCGAAGCGGTCGATCCTGCCGGAGCAGCCTGGGTGCTGGTGCCGGTGGTGGCCTGCGATCGACGCGGCTACCGCATCGGGTACGGCGGCGGCTATTACGACCGTTTCCTCGCACGCTATGCGCTACCGGCCATCGCCGTGGGTTACAGCGAATTTGTCTATGAGCAAGTTCCCACCGACCCCTGGGATCGGCCGATGGGCGGGATTGTCACCGAGGCCGGCTTCCTGTGGCCCGAAATTGCGCAGCCGGGAGCGTGA
- a CDS encoding M14 family metallopeptidase has product MLKPTRRALVALTLTLCATPALAQTKISNLDSEVTSSSTKGGTAQSPAPLKVTTPKQHFGYNIGDDYFLANYDQTAAYWRKLDKESDRMRLVTIGKTAEGRPQLMAILTSPENHKKLGRYQEIARKLALAEGLNDAQAKALAAQGKAVIWIDGGLHATEVVGTHQIIETVYQMASATDEETRRILDDVILLAVHANPDGQQLVSDWYMRKAEPRERAFNDIPRLYQKYIGHDNNRDSFMNNMPETKNMSRVLFREWFPQIMYNHHQTGPVGTILFAPPFRDPFNYVYDPLIPMQLDLVGGAMHTRFAAEGKPGSTMVDGAGFSTWWNGGLRTTVYFHNMVGLLSEINGSPTPIEIPFVPDRQLPNASLPYPIPPQKVWRFRQSIDYSLSANKAVLDLASKYRKDFLYNIYQMGRNAIAKGSRDHWTTYPKRLAMVKEAIAKDMPPEEAPELSGVGAGYFSKGYPDKYYQMMRTPELRDPRGYIIPADQADFLTATKFVNALIESGITVQKATAPFQAGGKTYPTGSYVIKTAQAFRPHVLDMFEPQDHPNDFAYPGGPPKPPYDNAGWTLAYQMGIQYDRILESFDGPFAKIADVLAPPPGQITGAAGAAGFLLDHRVNDAFVAVNRLLAAGEDVYWLQAPLVASDKTYPAGTFYIPAKPSALPLLAEMAQKVGLVFEGTPSKPGGEAFKMKPLRIALWDRYGGSMPSGWVRWMFEQYQFPFEVVYPQQLDAGNLKRKYDAIVFVDGAIPMSDKAPAGREARFYKQPKAEEIPAEFRDRLGYVSVAKTVPQLRTYLEEGGTVIAVGSSTNLGYHLGLPIENALTEQTAEGKAKPLPPEKYYIPGSILQAKVDNTLPIAHGLPERVNVFFNNSPVFKMKPGAQGAGLQPVALFDSDEPLRSGWAWGQQYLKGGVSIAQAPVGQGKLFLFGPEIVNRAQPHGTFKFLFNGLYYGTASSVQMAAEPGARSAGR; this is encoded by the coding sequence ATGCTGAAGCCTACCCGCCGCGCCCTCGTCGCGCTCACTTTGACGCTGTGTGCCACACCGGCCCTTGCCCAGACCAAAATCAGCAATCTCGACTCAGAAGTCACCTCCAGTTCGACCAAAGGCGGCACCGCCCAGAGCCCCGCCCCCTTGAAAGTGACCACCCCCAAGCAGCACTTTGGCTACAACATCGGGGACGACTACTTTCTGGCCAACTACGATCAGACCGCGGCTTACTGGCGCAAACTCGACAAAGAATCCGACCGGATGCGACTGGTGACGATCGGCAAGACCGCCGAAGGCCGCCCGCAGTTGATGGCGATCCTCACCTCGCCCGAGAACCACAAAAAACTGGGCCGCTACCAAGAGATCGCCCGCAAACTCGCCCTGGCCGAGGGGCTGAACGATGCCCAGGCAAAGGCCCTAGCCGCCCAGGGCAAAGCGGTGATCTGGATAGACGGCGGCCTGCATGCCACCGAAGTGGTGGGCACCCACCAGATCATCGAAACGGTCTATCAGATGGCGAGCGCCACCGACGAGGAGACCAGACGCATCCTGGACGATGTGATCTTGCTGGCCGTGCACGCCAACCCGGACGGCCAGCAACTGGTCTCCGATTGGTATATGCGTAAAGCGGAGCCCAGGGAGCGGGCCTTCAACGACATTCCCCGGCTCTACCAGAAATATATCGGCCACGACAACAACCGCGACTCGTTTATGAACAACATGCCGGAGACCAAGAACATGAGCCGGGTGCTCTTTCGGGAATGGTTTCCACAGATTATGTACAACCACCACCAGACCGGGCCGGTGGGGACGATCCTCTTTGCGCCGCCTTTTCGCGACCCGTTTAATTACGTCTACGACCCGCTCATTCCGATGCAGCTCGACCTGGTGGGCGGGGCGATGCACACGCGCTTTGCCGCCGAAGGCAAACCCGGTTCGACGATGGTCGACGGCGCGGGCTTCTCCACCTGGTGGAACGGGGGTCTGCGCACCACGGTCTATTTCCACAATATGGTCGGCTTGCTGAGCGAAATTAACGGCAGCCCGACCCCGATCGAAATTCCCTTCGTGCCCGATCGGCAGCTGCCCAACGCCAGTCTGCCCTACCCGATCCCACCCCAAAAAGTCTGGCGCTTTCGCCAGTCGATCGATTATTCGCTGAGCGCCAATAAAGCCGTCCTCGACCTGGCCTCGAAGTACCGCAAGGACTTTCTGTACAACATCTATCAAATGGGCCGCAACGCGATCGCCAAGGGCAGCCGCGATCACTGGACGACCTATCCCAAGCGCCTGGCGATGGTCAAAGAGGCGATCGCCAAGGATATGCCCCCGGAGGAGGCGCCGGAACTGAGCGGCGTCGGAGCCGGGTACTTCAGCAAGGGCTATCCGGACAAGTACTACCAGATGATGCGCACCCCCGAGTTGCGCGATCCGAGAGGCTATATCATTCCTGCCGACCAGGCCGACTTTTTGACGGCCACCAAGTTCGTCAACGCCCTCATCGAATCGGGAATCACCGTCCAGAAGGCGACTGCCCCGTTCCAGGCCGGCGGCAAAACCTACCCGACGGGCTCCTACGTGATCAAGACTGCCCAGGCGTTCAGGCCCCACGTCCTCGATATGTTTGAGCCTCAGGATCACCCGAACGACTTTGCCTACCCGGGTGGTCCCCCCAAGCCGCCCTACGACAACGCCGGCTGGACTCTGGCCTACCAGATGGGCATCCAGTACGACCGCATCTTGGAGAGTTTTGACGGCCCGTTTGCCAAAATTGCGGATGTGCTGGCTCCACCCCCCGGCCAGATCACCGGGGCGGCGGGGGCAGCAGGATTTCTGCTCGATCACCGCGTCAACGACGCCTTCGTGGCGGTCAACCGCCTCCTGGCCGCGGGAGAAGACGTCTACTGGCTGCAAGCACCGCTGGTCGCGTCGGATAAGACTTATCCGGCCGGGACGTTTTATATTCCCGCGAAGCCTTCGGCGCTGCCGCTGCTCGCCGAGATGGCCCAGAAGGTGGGCCTGGTCTTCGAGGGCACCCCGAGCAAACCGGGGGGCGAAGCCTTCAAGATGAAACCCCTGCGCATCGCGCTGTGGGATCGCTACGGCGGTTCGATGCCCTCCGGCTGGGTGCGCTGGATGTTCGAGCAGTACCAGTTTCCTTTCGAAGTGGTCTATCCGCAGCAGCTCGACGCCGGCAATTTGAAGCGCAAGTACGACGCTATCGTCTTCGTAGACGGTGCCATCCCGATGAGCGACAAAGCCCCGGCTGGCCGCGAGGCCCGCTTTTATAAACAGCCCAAAGCCGAGGAGATTCCGGCTGAGTTTCGTGACCGGCTGGGTTATGTCTCGGTGGCCAAGACCGTGCCGCAACTGCGCACCTATCTGGAGGAAGGCGGTACGGTGATTGCCGTCGGCAGTTCCACCAACCTCGGCTATCACCTGGGTTTGCCCATCGAGAACGCCCTGACTGAGCAGACAGCCGAGGGCAAAGCCAAACCGCTCCCGCCCGAGAAATATTACATTCCAGGGTCAATCCTGCAGGCGAAGGTGGACAACACCCTGCCCATCGCCCACGGCCTGCCCGAGCGGGTGAACGTCTTCTTCAACAACAGCCCCGTCTTCAAGATGAAGCCGGGGGCGCAAGGCGCCGGTCTGCAGCCGGTGGCGCTCTTCGACAGCGACGAACCTTTGCGCAGCGGCTGGGCCTGGGGCCAGCAGTACCTCAAAGGCGGCGTCTCGATCGCCCAGGCGCCGGTGGGCCAGGGCAAGCTGTTCTTGTTCGGCCCCGAGATCGTCAACCGCGCCCAGCCCCACGGTACGTTCAAGTTCCTCTTCAACGGCCTGTACTACGGCACGGCCAGTTCCGTACAGATGGCAGCCGAACCGGGCGCGCGCAGCGCCGGCCGCTGA